The Mycolicibacterium mageritense genome contains a region encoding:
- a CDS encoding alpha-D-ribose 1-methylphosphonate 5-triphosphate diphosphatase, with protein sequence MERHGRFTLRAKRAAVDGVAISNCYVTIHNGVIEAVSQNAPPGSSVIDLGHVDLIPGLVDLHSDALNPRSQPRPRTRFPLGATLLQVDAEAVANGVTTQCLCLTVDDDLQTSNDIVDPTDWLTTLQLHKKHLRTDSMLHVRFELSAERWRLSEHLADPALTKLVSYMNHAPGVGQYSRDSSAWDEAFLRSHDGGPEDRKRISNARALRARDVSSRRRETAMFAADAGIPLASHDDLTRQDAMEAARVGASICEFPLTLEAAVEARRTGIHVVMGAPNAWRGSSHLSWLSARDAISEGVVSALVSDYHPASLIHAVYSLAEAGDVPWAAAVRLVTEGPAVVGGFHDRGRIAKGFAADLAAVDSSAGLPIVKQTWRSGRPLMGICTE encoded by the coding sequence ATGGAACGTCACGGCCGCTTCACTTTGCGGGCGAAGCGCGCCGCGGTCGACGGTGTGGCGATCTCGAACTGCTATGTCACGATCCACAACGGTGTAATCGAGGCGGTGAGTCAGAACGCACCGCCAGGGTCGTCGGTTATCGATCTCGGGCACGTCGATCTCATCCCGGGTCTCGTTGACCTTCACTCCGACGCGCTCAATCCTCGCAGTCAGCCGCGCCCTCGAACACGATTCCCGCTGGGCGCCACCCTTCTACAGGTCGACGCGGAAGCCGTGGCAAACGGAGTTACGACCCAATGCCTCTGCCTGACAGTCGATGACGACCTGCAAACTTCGAACGACATTGTCGATCCCACTGATTGGCTGACAACACTTCAGTTGCACAAAAAACACCTCCGCACCGACTCGATGCTCCACGTCAGATTCGAGCTGAGCGCCGAACGATGGCGTCTCAGCGAGCATTTGGCTGACCCGGCTTTAACCAAGCTCGTCTCCTACATGAACCACGCCCCTGGTGTCGGACAGTACAGCCGAGACAGTTCGGCGTGGGACGAGGCCTTTCTTCGCAGCCACGACGGAGGCCCCGAAGACCGCAAACGAATCAGCAACGCGCGGGCCCTTCGCGCGCGCGACGTGTCGTCACGACGACGAGAGACGGCCATGTTTGCAGCGGACGCCGGAATCCCGCTTGCTTCACATGACGACCTGACCCGCCAGGACGCGATGGAGGCGGCCCGAGTCGGCGCATCGATATGTGAGTTCCCGCTAACCCTCGAGGCAGCTGTCGAAGCCCGGCGCACCGGTATTCACGTTGTGATGGGTGCACCCAACGCGTGGCGCGGCAGCTCGCACCTGTCATGGCTGTCAGCCCGGGACGCAATATCGGAAGGTGTCGTCAGCGCCCTGGTGTCCGACTACCACCCAGCCTCACTGATTCACGCGGTCTACAGCCTCGCCGAGGCCGGCGATGTTCCGTGGGCGGCCGCCGTCAGGCTGGTCACCGAAGGACCCGCCGTGGTAGGTGGCTTTCACGATCGCGGCCGGATCGCGAAAGGGTTCGCTGCCGATCTCGCTGCCGTTGATTCATCTGCCGGCTTGCCGATCGTGAAGCAGACCTGGCGCTCCGGCCGACCCCTGATGGGCATTTGCACCGAATGA
- a CDS encoding thiamine pyrophosphate-dependent dehydrogenase E1 component subunit alpha, producing MALTKAELLHAYRKMAEIRAFEDRLHEENATGDIPGFIHLYSGQEAIAVGVCENLGDRDYIGSTHRGHGHCIAKGCDIRAMMAEIFGKDDGLCHGKGGSMHIADLSVGMLGANAIVGGAPSLAIGAALTAKTLGNGGVAASFTGDGGSNQGTVFEAMNMAVVLELPIVFVIENNGYGEATGRDYAVGTTSIAQRSASFGMPATTVDGTDFFAVYDATSEAVQRARSGGGPSTIEAVAHRFHGHFEGDAQLYRTPEQVAELRTTDDPLQKFRASVAKTIGADELDEIDRVARELVGTAVAEARAAAYPPVSSLLTDVYVAY from the coding sequence ATGGCGTTGACCAAGGCGGAGTTGCTACACGCGTATCGCAAGATGGCCGAGATCCGGGCATTCGAGGACCGGCTGCACGAAGAGAACGCAACGGGCGACATTCCGGGGTTCATCCACCTGTACTCGGGTCAAGAGGCGATCGCGGTCGGAGTATGCGAGAACCTCGGTGACCGCGACTACATCGGCTCTACGCATCGCGGGCACGGGCACTGCATTGCCAAGGGCTGCGACATCCGGGCGATGATGGCCGAGATCTTCGGCAAAGACGACGGCTTGTGTCACGGCAAGGGCGGCTCGATGCACATCGCCGACCTGTCCGTCGGCATGCTCGGCGCCAACGCGATCGTCGGCGGTGCCCCCTCGCTGGCGATCGGTGCGGCACTGACCGCCAAGACACTCGGGAACGGCGGTGTCGCAGCAAGTTTCACCGGTGACGGCGGGTCGAATCAGGGCACCGTGTTCGAGGCCATGAACATGGCGGTCGTCCTGGAGCTGCCGATCGTCTTCGTGATCGAGAACAACGGCTACGGCGAGGCCACCGGACGCGACTACGCCGTCGGGACGACCAGCATCGCCCAGCGATCGGCGTCCTTCGGCATGCCCGCGACCACCGTGGACGGGACCGACTTCTTCGCCGTGTACGACGCCACCAGCGAGGCCGTGCAGCGGGCCCGCAGCGGCGGAGGCCCCTCGACGATCGAGGCCGTCGCGCACCGATTCCACGGTCACTTCGAGGGCGACGCCCAGCTGTACCGGACGCCCGAGCAGGTCGCCGAACTGCGTACCACCGACGACCCACTGCAGAAGTTCCGCGCATCCGTCGCGAAGACCATAGGCGCTGACGAACTCGACGAGATCGACCGGGTAGCTCGTGAGCTTGTCGGCACAGCTGTGGCCGAGGCCCGCGCCGCAGCCTATCCGCCGGTATCCAGCCTGCTCACCGACGTCTACGTCGCGTACTGA
- a CDS encoding alpha-ketoacid dehydrogenase subunit beta, with protein MSLSKITYREAVKDALALEMRRDPTVVQIGEDLRGGQGGSNPALATEKVEAFGGVLGVTKGLWSEFGSERVIDTPITESAIIGMAAGAALTGLRPVAELMFMDFFGVCYDALYNQAAKFRYMFGGKARTPLVVRGMIGAGFSAAAQHSQSPYNVFAAVPGLKVVAPSNPYDAKGLLIQSIRDDDPVVFCEHKTLYDMKGEVPQESYTVPLGVANYTREGSDVTVIALAAMVNVANDAADALAAEGISVEVVDPRTVSPLDEESILESVASTGRVVIVDESAARCGFGHDVAALITTKAFWSLKAPIELVTPPHTPVPFSPALEKEWLPSVSRVEDAIRRAVSA; from the coding sequence ATGAGCCTTTCGAAAATCACCTACCGCGAGGCGGTCAAGGACGCGCTGGCCCTGGAGATGCGGCGTGACCCGACGGTCGTCCAGATCGGCGAGGATCTGCGCGGCGGCCAGGGCGGCAGCAATCCGGCACTGGCCACCGAGAAGGTCGAAGCGTTCGGTGGCGTTCTCGGTGTCACCAAAGGCCTGTGGAGCGAGTTCGGGTCAGAACGCGTCATCGACACCCCCATCACCGAATCGGCCATCATCGGCATGGCGGCTGGAGCGGCGTTGACGGGTCTGCGGCCGGTCGCCGAACTGATGTTCATGGACTTCTTCGGTGTCTGCTACGACGCGCTCTACAACCAGGCCGCGAAGTTCCGATACATGTTCGGCGGTAAGGCCCGTACGCCGCTGGTGGTGCGCGGCATGATCGGTGCCGGGTTCTCCGCGGCCGCGCAGCACTCCCAGTCGCCCTACAACGTATTCGCCGCCGTGCCGGGCCTCAAAGTGGTGGCGCCGTCGAATCCGTATGACGCCAAAGGACTTCTGATTCAGTCGATTCGTGATGACGATCCGGTCGTCTTCTGCGAACACAAAACGCTGTACGACATGAAAGGTGAAGTGCCGCAGGAGTCCTACACCGTCCCCCTCGGGGTCGCCAACTACACCCGGGAGGGCAGTGACGTCACCGTGATCGCTCTCGCGGCGATGGTGAACGTGGCCAACGACGCTGCCGATGCCCTTGCCGCCGAAGGCATCTCCGTCGAGGTGGTCGACCCCCGTACGGTTTCCCCGCTCGATGAGGAGAGCATCCTGGAGTCGGTGGCGTCGACCGGTCGGGTGGTCATCGTCGACGAGTCGGCGGCGCGGTGCGGGTTCGGGCACGATGTCGCCGCGCTCATCACGACGAAGGCGTTCTGGTCGCTCAAGGCGCCGATCGAACTCGTCACGCCGCCGCACACCCCTGTGCCGTTCTCACCGGCGCTTGAGAAGGAGTGGCTACCCTCGGTCAGCCGCGTCGAGGACGCCATCCGCCGGGCGGTGTCGGCATGA
- a CDS encoding 2-oxo acid dehydrogenase subunit E2, with product MSDLAVIEIPKWGLSMEEGTVVEWLVTEGTTFNKGDLLCEIETSKITNQLEAPFSGLLRRILAKPGDTLPVSAPIAICAPPSVSDAEVDSFAADLARTTGVASPAPSQPATAPTATSPVVQSIPAATPVTSSATHVAGATVVPDVLRGKTEADVFATRHALRLADELSIDLARVTPTGRGGRISVTDVEHAIVDAGGSVAAKNRAVRSGIPGRSTRDDSAVAATPVARRLAGILGINLHDCRATGSRGRVCEADVRDAARRFNPESAAAPNAPSATAADHETIPLSAMRRAIASRLQESKRNAPHFRLTVDLKIDDLLRLRDEINATVAGVKLSVNDFIVKACAMALVKVPDVNIQYDEQAQSVLRCASADVSVAVALPTGLITPIVRGADGRSLAEISAEIATLVTKAKAGTLQPDEFQGGTFTVSNLGMFGVRQFDAIINPPQGAILAVGTATNRPEIAGGELVSTTIMSVTLSCDHRVIDGATGARFLQQLRAYVESPALMLV from the coding sequence ATGAGTGACCTGGCCGTCATCGAGATCCCGAAATGGGGCCTCTCGATGGAAGAAGGCACCGTCGTGGAGTGGCTCGTCACCGAGGGCACCACCTTCAACAAGGGCGATCTGCTGTGCGAGATCGAGACCAGCAAGATCACCAATCAACTCGAAGCCCCGTTCAGCGGCTTGCTGCGAAGGATCCTCGCCAAACCCGGTGACACTCTCCCGGTCAGCGCGCCCATCGCGATCTGTGCACCCCCGTCCGTCAGCGATGCCGAAGTTGACAGTTTCGCCGCCGATCTCGCAAGAACGACAGGCGTGGCGTCACCCGCACCATCGCAACCCGCGACCGCCCCAACCGCTACTTCCCCTGTCGTGCAGTCGATCCCGGCCGCAACCCCTGTGACGTCGTCGGCCACGCACGTCGCCGGCGCCACCGTCGTCCCCGACGTGCTGCGTGGCAAGACCGAGGCTGACGTGTTCGCCACCCGTCACGCCCTGCGGCTGGCCGACGAACTGTCGATCGACCTGGCACGCGTGACTCCCACTGGGCGGGGCGGCCGCATCTCGGTGACCGATGTCGAGCACGCCATCGTCGACGCGGGCGGGTCGGTCGCCGCCAAAAACCGGGCCGTCCGCAGCGGCATCCCCGGTAGGTCGACCCGCGACGATAGTGCAGTCGCGGCCACCCCCGTCGCGCGCCGGCTGGCCGGGATACTCGGAATCAATCTGCACGACTGCCGCGCAACAGGTTCGCGGGGCCGGGTCTGCGAAGCGGACGTACGGGACGCGGCACGCCGATTCAACCCGGAATCCGCTGCCGCGCCGAATGCGCCGTCAGCCACTGCCGCCGACCACGAGACGATTCCGCTGTCTGCCATGCGGAGGGCGATAGCGTCACGCTTGCAGGAGTCGAAACGCAACGCCCCTCATTTCCGGCTGACCGTGGATCTCAAGATCGACGACCTGTTGCGGCTGCGCGATGAGATTAACGCGACCGTCGCGGGGGTGAAACTGTCGGTCAACGACTTCATCGTCAAAGCCTGTGCCATGGCGCTGGTCAAGGTGCCCGATGTGAACATCCAGTATGACGAGCAGGCGCAGTCCGTGCTGCGCTGCGCATCCGCGGACGTCTCCGTCGCGGTCGCTCTCCCTACCGGGCTCATCACACCCATCGTGCGCGGTGCGGACGGCCGGTCGCTCGCCGAAATATCCGCCGAAATCGCCACATTGGTGACGAAGGCAAAAGCCGGCACGCTGCAACCCGACGAGTTCCAAGGGGGCACCTTTACCGTGTCGAACTTGGGCATGTTCGGTGTCAGGCAGTTCGATGCGATCATCAACCCGCCCCAGGGCGCGATCCTGGCCGTCGGAACCGCCACCAATCGGCCGGAGATCGCCGGCGGCGAACTTGTTTCGACAACCATTATGTCCGTGACCTTGTCGTGCGATCACCGGGTCATCGACGGCGCCACGGGAGCGAGGTTCCTCCAGCAGTTACGGGCTTACGTCGAATCCCCCGCCCTGATGTTGGTTTAG
- the lpdA gene encoding dihydrolipoyl dehydrogenase codes for MTDNFDVLVIGGGPGGYVAAIRAAQLGLNTALVERDRLGGICLNWGCIPTKALLHGADVAHALANAHEVGFTIGAVEFDISKLVQFSRNVSARLSGGVEYLMRKNAVTVIAGTARLAGKGLVDVSTDAGIQRYRADHVILATGARPRTVPGLTPDGERIWTYFEALQPSTLPRSLVVVGSGAIGVEFASLYRDLGTDVRIVEMAPRIMPAEDTAVSEFVRRRFEKRGIGVYTGSRVTAATIHDIGVDLTVDGPGGPEDVTAERVLVAAGIQGNIEGLGLGDIGVETSGGTIVTDDWCRTTAFGTYAIGDVAGGPCLAHKASHEAVLCVEHIAGMSHTRPLDTNLVPACTYARPQVASLGMTEEQARSTGRRLQVGTFDLQASGKALAIAEADGFVKTIFDADSGALLGAHMVGPDVTELIQGFGITASLEATADDLADVIFAHPTLSEAMHESVLAALGKPLNS; via the coding sequence ATGACCGACAACTTCGATGTCCTGGTGATCGGCGGCGGCCCCGGCGGCTACGTGGCCGCCATCCGGGCCGCCCAGCTGGGCCTCAACACCGCCCTCGTCGAACGTGACCGTCTCGGCGGAATCTGTCTGAACTGGGGCTGCATTCCCACCAAAGCATTGCTGCACGGCGCCGATGTCGCCCATGCCCTGGCCAATGCCCACGAGGTGGGATTCACCATCGGTGCAGTCGAATTCGACATCTCGAAGCTCGTGCAGTTCAGCCGCAACGTTTCGGCGCGACTCTCAGGCGGAGTCGAGTACCTGATGCGCAAGAACGCCGTCACTGTCATCGCCGGCACCGCGCGGTTGGCAGGCAAGGGACTCGTCGACGTCAGCACCGACGCAGGCATCCAGCGTTACCGCGCCGACCACGTGATCCTGGCAACGGGCGCCAGGCCGCGCACCGTCCCCGGACTCACTCCCGACGGTGAACGGATCTGGACGTACTTCGAAGCGTTGCAGCCGTCCACGTTGCCGCGTTCGCTTGTCGTGGTCGGCTCGGGAGCCATCGGGGTCGAGTTCGCCAGCCTCTACCGAGACCTCGGCACCGACGTGAGAATCGTGGAGATGGCGCCACGCATCATGCCCGCGGAGGATACGGCCGTATCCGAATTCGTCAGACGGCGCTTCGAGAAGCGCGGAATCGGTGTCTACACAGGATCTCGCGTGACGGCCGCGACAATCCACGACATCGGGGTCGATCTCACCGTCGACGGACCCGGCGGCCCGGAGGATGTGACTGCCGAGCGGGTTCTCGTGGCGGCGGGAATCCAGGGCAACATCGAAGGGCTGGGACTCGGGGATATCGGCGTCGAGACGTCAGGCGGCACGATCGTCACCGATGATTGGTGTCGCACAACGGCATTCGGCACGTACGCGATCGGCGACGTCGCGGGCGGCCCGTGCCTGGCCCACAAGGCGAGCCACGAAGCGGTGCTGTGCGTCGAGCACATCGCGGGCATGTCCCATACGAGACCGCTCGACACCAACCTGGTTCCCGCCTGCACGTATGCCCGCCCGCAGGTGGCGAGCCTGGGGATGACAGAAGAACAGGCAAGGTCAACCGGACGCCGCCTGCAGGTCGGCACCTTCGACCTGCAGGCTTCGGGGAAGGCCCTGGCCATCGCGGAAGCCGACGGTTTCGTCAAGACCATCTTCGATGCCGACAGCGGAGCCCTGCTCGGAGCCCACATGGTGGGCCCAGACGTCACCGAGCTGATCCAGGGTTTCGGGATCACCGCGTCGCTCGAAGCCACCGCCGATGACCTCGCGGACGTGATTTTCGCCCATCCGACGCTTTCGGAAGCCATGCACGAATCCGTGCTCGCCGCCCTCGGCAAACCGCTCAACAGCTGA
- a CDS encoding helix-turn-helix domain-containing protein — protein MTRPAVTGASVDLVRHARLLSEIREAVLSGQQPPRQPRPLVARSWERLCTHGISPDDCGRSTSVTLSEVENRRSRSDLRKVLPDLRAVLGSAAASADFVVVIADNDGVVLWRDGAQTIRRTADQLGFVEGASWAENAVGTNAIGTALIENTGITLFSAEHYARRQHSWYCIGEPVHDPRSGDILGVIDISGPAMTLHPSTAGLAQSAARLAEATLWRLHRESLDRLCEQSAALLAGAAPALVVDEHGWVACARGLENPGRIAAPSPEAAVFVPGLGLTVPEPLGHGWILRPHRVDAHVELELDLGDTPRATIRGDVTWTRGLSPRHAQILRMLAQNTGHGVNATDLSIALYGNAEHTVAVRSEMSRLRKRLGAIITGQPYRFSDQVAVRVLTGLESA, from the coding sequence ATGACTCGCCCTGCAGTGACAGGAGCGTCCGTCGATCTGGTCCGGCACGCTCGATTGCTGAGTGAAATCCGCGAAGCGGTGCTGTCCGGCCAACAGCCACCCCGGCAGCCGCGCCCGCTGGTCGCCCGGTCCTGGGAGCGGCTCTGTACACACGGCATCTCTCCCGACGATTGCGGGCGGTCGACCTCGGTCACCCTGTCCGAGGTCGAGAACCGGCGCAGCCGCAGCGACTTGCGGAAGGTGCTGCCCGACCTGCGGGCAGTCCTCGGGTCCGCGGCCGCCTCTGCCGACTTCGTGGTGGTCATCGCGGACAACGACGGCGTCGTGCTCTGGCGCGACGGAGCACAGACCATCCGTCGCACCGCCGATCAACTCGGATTCGTGGAAGGCGCCAGCTGGGCAGAAAATGCCGTCGGTACCAACGCGATCGGCACCGCCCTCATCGAGAACACCGGAATCACGCTGTTCTCCGCCGAGCACTACGCCCGCCGCCAGCACAGCTGGTATTGCATCGGCGAACCTGTCCACGATCCGCGCTCGGGAGACATCCTCGGCGTGATCGACATCAGTGGGCCCGCGATGACACTGCACCCGTCGACGGCAGGGCTGGCGCAATCGGCCGCCCGGCTCGCCGAAGCCACCCTGTGGCGGCTGCATCGAGAAAGCCTCGACCGCCTGTGCGAACAGAGCGCCGCCCTGCTCGCCGGCGCGGCCCCGGCCCTGGTGGTCGACGAACACGGCTGGGTCGCCTGCGCGCGGGGTTTGGAAAATCCCGGGCGCATCGCAGCCCCGTCACCTGAGGCCGCCGTCTTCGTACCCGGGCTCGGCCTGACAGTCCCGGAACCGCTCGGCCACGGCTGGATCCTCCGCCCGCACCGGGTCGACGCGCACGTAGAACTCGAACTCGACCTCGGCGACACGCCTCGAGCGACCATTCGTGGCGACGTCACCTGGACGCGCGGACTCTCCCCCCGCCACGCCCAGATCCTGCGAATGCTCGCACAAAACACCGGGCATGGAGTCAACGCAACCGATCTCAGCATTGCGCTGTACGGCAACGCCGAACACACCGTAGCTGTTCGCTCGGAGATGTCCCGCCTGAGAAAGCGTCTCGGTGCCATCATCACCGGCCAGCCCTACCGATTCTCCGACCAAGTCGCAGTACGAGTCCTCACCGGCCTCGAGTCGGCCTGA
- a CDS encoding chromate resistance protein ChrB domain-containing protein: MLWVTSRRIHLDRVASPWLIRRFVDCGATFEFVDADTAVPADATPFALSGAKLGPHDDQGSTFRKILNAYEISAPELQQMATVIEAGIAFAQGKSYPGLDENLLHLAVSLASFSEAMTILRPDDHENLRDSVIYYDSLYQTLWAGYGPAPAVPSDNLVSRILTYRQATDWAEILPRWDVAGQSRAPRPLPSSQRYRTARAQQQKGSL; this comes from the coding sequence GTGCTGTGGGTAACCAGTAGGCGCATCCATCTGGACCGGGTGGCGTCACCGTGGCTGATCCGGAGGTTCGTCGACTGTGGGGCCACCTTCGAATTCGTGGACGCCGACACGGCGGTGCCGGCCGACGCGACGCCCTTCGCGTTGAGCGGCGCCAAACTCGGGCCGCACGACGACCAGGGGAGTACCTTCCGAAAGATCCTGAACGCCTACGAGATCAGTGCGCCGGAACTGCAGCAGATGGCCACGGTCATCGAGGCCGGAATTGCTTTTGCCCAGGGCAAGAGCTACCCAGGACTCGACGAGAACCTGCTTCACCTGGCGGTATCCTTGGCCTCCTTTTCTGAGGCCATGACCATTCTGCGGCCTGACGACCATGAGAATCTGCGCGACTCCGTCATCTATTACGACTCGCTTTATCAGACCTTGTGGGCTGGGTATGGTCCCGCACCCGCGGTCCCCTCCGACAACCTCGTCTCGCGGATTCTCACCTATCGGCAGGCCACAGACTGGGCCGAGATCCTTCCTCGATGGGACGTGGCGGGTCAAAGTCGCGCACCCCGTCCGCTGCCGTCGAGCCAGCGGTATCGGACCGCTCGTGCGCAACAGCAGAAGGGATCCCTGTGA
- a CDS encoding fumarylacetoacetate hydrolase family protein produces the protein MRLYNIGGRAALETDGGTVDVEQASGGAFGSDPQDLYEQWDELRLWAADYLGGVKPVTMCDNAAIGSPVPRPRQIFAIGINYSSHVEESGLDTPTIPMVFAKFPSSIAGPYDCIALPQGAVDFEAELVVVIGTRADQVPAHEAWRHVAGITVGQDLSERYTQWAGSAPQQMSLGKSFPGFTPIGPVVATPDEFDNPDDIELGCAVNGMPMQKGRTSGMIFSVPAIIEFLSATVSLLPGDLIFTGTPSGVGFTRTPQILLKPGDELTTYAESIGEMRHTFSARAGAPPLASDS, from the coding sequence ATGCGCTTATACAACATCGGTGGGCGGGCTGCGCTCGAAACCGACGGTGGGACCGTCGACGTCGAGCAGGCTAGTGGGGGAGCCTTCGGGTCAGATCCGCAAGACCTCTATGAGCAATGGGATGAGTTACGACTCTGGGCTGCAGACTATCTCGGTGGTGTGAAACCGGTAACGATGTGCGACAACGCGGCAATCGGCAGTCCCGTGCCTCGTCCACGCCAGATCTTTGCCATCGGTATCAACTACTCGTCCCATGTGGAGGAATCGGGCCTTGATACACCGACGATCCCCATGGTCTTCGCGAAATTTCCATCGTCGATCGCCGGACCCTACGACTGCATCGCGCTGCCACAGGGTGCCGTCGACTTCGAGGCCGAACTCGTCGTGGTGATCGGCACGCGCGCAGATCAGGTTCCCGCTCACGAGGCATGGCGGCACGTCGCCGGTATCACCGTGGGGCAGGATCTCTCGGAGCGGTACACGCAGTGGGCAGGTTCGGCTCCGCAACAAATGAGCCTGGGAAAGTCCTTCCCGGGATTCACCCCGATAGGCCCAGTGGTGGCGACGCCCGATGAGTTCGATAACCCTGACGACATTGAATTGGGGTGTGCCGTCAATGGGATGCCGATGCAGAAGGGCCGGACCAGCGGCATGATCTTCTCCGTTCCCGCGATCATCGAATTCCTGTCCGCCACCGTCTCATTACTTCCCGGTGACCTCATCTTCACGGGAACTCCCAGTGGTGTGGGTTTCACCCGCACACCGCAGATTCTGTTAAAGCCCGGTGACGAGCTCACGACGTATGCCGAGTCGATCGGCGAGATGCGGCACACGTTCTCCGCTCGCGCCGGCGCCCCTCCCTTGGCAAGCGACTCTTGA
- a CDS encoding IS630 family transposase yields MGTRGRPVVELVLTDDERETLQRWARRSKSSQALAQRCRIVLGCAAGKSNKEVAADEGVWPQTVGKWRGRFLEARLEGLADEPRPGAPRKITDEAVEQLIVATLERQPKGATHWSRSSMAAETGLSKSTVGRIWKSFGLKPHQVDTFKISNDPQFVDKVRDVVGLYLDPPEKALVLCVDEKSQIQALDRSAPVLPMMPGMPERRTHDYVRHGITTLFAALDVATGEVYGSIHRRHRAIEFKKFLTKLDNTVPADLDVHLICDNYSTHKSPTVTKWLAAHPRFHMHFTPTYSSWLNQVERWFGLLTDQKLRRGVHRSIQALEKDIREWIADWNDNPRPFNWTKTADEIFERLGSYLQRIPGAGH; encoded by the coding sequence GTGGGAACCAGGGGTAGGCCGGTAGTCGAGTTGGTGTTGACCGACGACGAACGTGAGACGTTGCAGCGGTGGGCCCGTCGATCGAAGTCCTCGCAGGCGTTGGCCCAACGTTGTCGGATCGTGTTGGGTTGCGCGGCAGGGAAATCCAACAAGGAAGTCGCCGCTGATGAAGGTGTGTGGCCGCAAACGGTCGGCAAATGGCGTGGACGGTTCCTGGAGGCGCGACTGGAGGGTCTGGCCGATGAGCCGCGTCCTGGTGCGCCGCGCAAGATCACCGACGAGGCGGTCGAGCAGCTGATCGTGGCCACGTTGGAGCGTCAACCCAAAGGCGCCACGCACTGGTCGCGGTCTTCGATGGCGGCTGAGACCGGGTTGTCGAAGTCAACGGTCGGACGGATCTGGAAGTCGTTCGGCCTCAAGCCGCATCAGGTGGACACCTTCAAGATCAGCAACGACCCGCAGTTCGTCGACAAGGTCCGTGACGTCGTGGGGTTGTATCTGGACCCGCCGGAGAAGGCACTGGTGCTCTGCGTCGATGAAAAATCGCAGATCCAGGCCTTGGATCGCAGCGCGCCGGTCCTGCCGATGATGCCCGGCATGCCCGAGCGCCGCACCCATGACTACGTGCGGCACGGAATCACCACCTTGTTCGCCGCCCTGGATGTGGCCACCGGCGAGGTCTACGGCTCGATTCACCGCCGGCACCGCGCGATCGAGTTCAAGAAGTTCTTGACCAAGTTGGACAACACCGTGCCCGCTGACCTGGACGTCCATCTGATCTGCGACAACTACTCGACGCACAAATCGCCGACAGTAACCAAATGGCTTGCCGCCCATCCCCGATTCCACATGCACTTCACCCCGACCTACTCGTCGTGGCTCAACCAGGTCGAGCGGTGGTTCGGGTTACTCACCGACCAGAAACTGCGCCGCGGCGTTCACCGCTCAATTCAGGCCCTCGAGAAGGACATTCGCGAGTGGATCGCAGACTGGAACGACAACCCCCGCCCGTTCAACTGGACCAAGACCGCCGACGAGATCTTCGAACGACTCGGTTCATATCTTCAACGAATTCCCGGCGCAGGACACTAG